From the Musa acuminata AAA Group cultivar baxijiao chromosome BXJ3-7, Cavendish_Baxijiao_AAA, whole genome shotgun sequence genome, one window contains:
- the LOC135643289 gene encoding ethylene-responsive transcription factor ERF038-like — MKEPLSSSYSSSSCCCSSSSNLSSATTTNASTEVVHSSEVISGKVARGGYKRKGRATGGEESKKQRTDGEHPSYRGVRMRQWGKWVSEIREPKKKSRIWLGTFPTAEMAARAHDVAALAIKGQSAYLNFPELASHLPRPATAAAKDIQAAAALAAATTFGDHSPGSRTSPNQTKPSPFRSPAPVTPPRDDGDGDGALFDLPDLLLDLREGFSHSSPWAPSAAEDVSELKIEEPFLWGYCC, encoded by the coding sequence ATGAAAGAGCCACTCAGCTCGTCCTATTCCTCCTCCTCTTGCTGCTGCTCTTCTTCCTCCAACTTGTCCTCCGCCACAACCACCAATGCTTCGACAGAAGTAGTCCACAGTTCAGAGGTGATCTCAGGCAAAGTAGCCAGGGGTGGCTACAAGAGGAAAGGTCGGGCAACCGGTGGCGAGGAGAGTAAGAAGCAACGCACTGATGGCGAGCATCCTTCTTACCGCGGCGTTCGAATGCGTCAATGGGGTAAGTGGGTGTCGGAGATCCGTGAACCGAAGAAGAAGTCGAGGATCTGGCTCGGGACATTCCCGACCGCCGAGATGGCCGCCCGAGCACACGACGTGGCGGCGTTGGCGATCAAGGGGCAGTCTGCGTACCTCAACTTCCCGGAACTGGCTTCCCATCTACCCCGTCCGGCCACCGCTGCAGCGAAGGACATCCAAGCTGCGGCGGCGCTGGCTGCCGCCACCACGTTCGGCGATCACAGCCCCGGGTCACGCACGAGCCCAAACCAAACCAAGCCGTCACCATTCCGTTCTCCTGCTCCTGTGACGCCACCGAGagacgacggcgacggcgacggcgctctCTTCGATCTACCCGATCTCCTGCTTGATTTAAGAGAAGGCTTCAGCCACTCTTCGCCATGGGCACCGTCGGCAGCCGAGGACGTCAGCGAACTTAAGATCGAGGAGCCATTCCTGTGGGGATACTGCTGCTAG